One stretch of Chlamydia abortus DNA includes these proteins:
- a CDS encoding TraR/DksA family transcriptional regulator encodes MPLSEDEIANFKQRLLEMKYKLSHTLEGNAQEVKKPNEATGYSQHQADQGTDTFDRTISLEVTTKEYELLRQINRALEKIEESSYGICDVSGEEIPLARLMAIPYATMTVKAQSQFEKGLLYGN; translated from the coding sequence ATGCCGTTGTCTGAGGACGAAATAGCTAACTTTAAACAAAGGCTTCTAGAGATGAAATATAAGCTATCGCATACGCTAGAAGGCAATGCTCAAGAAGTCAAAAAACCTAACGAAGCTACTGGATATTCTCAACACCAGGCTGATCAGGGTACCGATACTTTCGATAGAACAATCAGCTTAGAGGTCACAACTAAAGAGTATGAGTTGTTACGACAAATCAATCGAGCTTTAGAAAAAATTGAGGAGTCTTCCTACGGTATCTGTGATGTCAGTGGCGAAGAAATTCCTTTGGCACGGTTAATGGCCATCCCCTACGCTACAATGACAGTCAAAGCCCAATCACAGTTTGAGAAAGGCCTACTTTATGGAAACTAA
- the lspA gene encoding signal peptidase II, translated as MSSRSRSTFLAIACFVLIDWVTKLAVLLYLGNLPDANPILYQYSWGKLLFCICPTFNEGAAFGLFAKYKYFLFFIRITIILGILAFLFLRKKTSSPAIRFSLILLCSGAIGNVGDIVFYRHVVDFISIGYKRWFFPTFNFADIFISLGTLIFIYKLYFPTKQKIK; from the coding sequence ATGTCTAGTCGCTCCCGATCTACTTTTCTTGCTATTGCCTGTTTTGTCCTTATTGATTGGGTGACTAAATTAGCTGTTTTGCTGTATCTAGGGAATCTGCCTGATGCTAACCCCATACTATATCAATATAGTTGGGGAAAGCTCCTTTTCTGTATTTGCCCTACTTTTAACGAGGGTGCAGCTTTTGGGTTGTTTGCAAAATATAAATATTTCTTATTCTTTATACGTATAACAATTATTTTAGGTATTCTAGCCTTCCTTTTCTTAAGGAAGAAAACCTCCTCCCCTGCTATCCGTTTTTCCCTAATTCTCCTTTGTTCTGGAGCTATTGGCAACGTTGGGGATATTGTATTCTACAGACATGTCGTAGACTTTATTTCTATTGGTTATAAACGTTGGTTTTTCCCAACATTTAATTTCGCGGATATTTTTATCTCTTTAGGAACTTTAATCTTCATATACAAGCTTTATTTTCCTACTAAACAAAAGATAAAATAG